In a genomic window of Amblyomma americanum isolate KBUSLIRL-KWMA chromosome 4, ASM5285725v1, whole genome shotgun sequence:
- the LOC144129068 gene encoding monocarboxylate transporter 12-like, translated as MDSPRSWVVAGACFWISMFSYPLLGAAGVVYVNILHTFHVTREEASWPVSLTSTFYLLAGLLGGILSKYATIRTILLFCCTASGITLSCCYFTTGLRFLIIVLGILHGIAVGGIRLNVVAVNKYFIKYLATASGLNLAGMSVGGFILPPLLQLLFDQFGFRGALLICGGITLNAVPAALLCGDPEVPRSSVLFSTKQKVSNTPNFENYHDHDHDQKEAVHDACDVNVNAYHKYQKIDGVHENRQREHVKYERFSELLSKNTSCALESPKGTTRDASPKDETAWKSTASNRFRVVCPVSKSNTEHAFSFALNPRFYLVTFTHLVIFTNMATYLTVIIDFAVDCGVAKWNAVLLVPVYSIADVAARLGSGWVTDRKFLSRCSWTALCLLCWSVALMSMPLGRSFYSLLVCAVVSGWCNGSTLSMVPVLFSEVTSAQHFAVCFGTGSSLVGLACLLRPLLIGFFRDHIGGYGGLFYYHACCTCVAVVFWVWLAVRSRLNVRNLKI; from the exons ATGGACTCACCGCGGAGCTGGGTCGTGGCTGGAGCCTGCTTCTGGATAAGCATGTTCTCCTACCCTTTGCTCGGTGCCGCTGGCGTCGTTTACGTGAACATCTTACACACCTTCCATGTGACGAGGGAGGAAGCCTCGTGGCCCGTGAGCCTCACCTCCACCTTCTATCTACTCGCAG GTCTCCTGGGTGGTATCCTCAGCAAGTATGCCACCATCCGGACCATCCTGCTCTTCTGCTGTACGGCCAGCGGCATCACGCTGTCATGCTGCTACTTCACTACGGGCCTGCGGTTTTTAATAATAGTACTCGGTATTTTACATG GTATTGCCGTCGGTGGCATCAGACTAAACGTGGTGGCTGTAAACAAATATTTCATCAAGTACCTAGCCACTGCGTCTGGTCTTAACTTGGCCGGTATGTCGGTGGGAGGATTCATTCTTCCGCCACTGCTGCAGCTATTGTTCGACCAGTTCGGCTTCAGAGGAGCGCTGCTCATCTGCGGTGGTATCACGCTTAACGCCGTCCCCGCGGCTTTGCTATGCGGCGATCCGGAGGTACCGAGGTCCTCGGTACTGTTTTCTACGAAGCAAAAAGTAAGCAACACACCAAACTTTGAAAATTACCACGATCATGATCACGATCAAAAAGAGGCAGTGCACGACGCCTGTGATGTTAATGTGAATGCTTATCACAAGTATCAGAAAATAGACGGAGTGCATGAAAACCGACAAAGAGAGCACGTGAAGTACGAACGATTTTCTGAGCTGTTGTCAAAGAACACGTCTTGCGCGCTAGAATCGCCGAAAGGCACCACTCGTGACGCCAGCCCGAAGGATGAAACAGCCTGGAAGAGCACGGCGTCCAACAGGTTTCGAGTTGTTTGCCCAGTCAGCAAATCAAACACCGAACACGCTTTCTCGTTTGCTCTGAACCCACGATTTTACCTGGTGACGTTCACTCACCTGGTTATCTTCACCAACATGGCGACGTACTTGACCGTGATCATCGACTTCGCCGTGGACTGCGGTGTTGCCAAGTGGAACGCCGTTCTTTTGGTGCCTGTGTACTCAATCGCTGATGTCGCGGCCCGACTTGGCTCCGGATGGGTGACGGACAGGAAGTTCTTGTCGCGGTGCTCGTGgactgcgctctgcctgctatgCTGGTCTGTAGCTCTGATGTCGATGCCACTCGGACGCTCCTTCTACTCGCTGCTGGTGTGCGCCGTCGTGTCCGGCTGGTGCAACGGCTCAACTCTGTCTATGGTCCCTGTCCTCTTCTCGGAAGTGACGAGTGCGCAGCACTTCGCGGTCTGCTTCGGCACCGGTTCCAGCCTCGTCGGCCTAGCCTGCTTGCTGCGACCGCTGCTGATCG GTTTCTTCCGTGATCACATTGGAGGCTACGGAGGCCTCTTCTACTATCACGCCTGCTGCACGTGCGTCGCAGTTGTCTTCTGGGTTTGGTTGGCAGTGCGCAGTCGGCTCAATGTGCGAAATTTGAAAATTTGA